From the Kogia breviceps isolate mKogBre1 chromosome 10, mKogBre1 haplotype 1, whole genome shotgun sequence genome, the window GAACAGAGCAGCCGCTCTGATGGATCCGGGGCTTCCCCACAGATGTTTCCCTCTGTTGTATTCAGATCAGGTAACAATGGGCCCGCTGTTCTGGGAGGGGCCTAGGGTGGTCCCTCAGATCCCAGCAGCCTGAGCCCGCTGGGAGGGCAGACACTTCCCTGGCTGGACATCTCGGCGATGGACAGGGATCTCAGTGACGGTGACAGTAAGTACAGCCTGTCAGGGCGAGGGGCGCCCGCCTCCGTGGGTCGCTGAGCTGGAACCTCCCCCGCCGCCCTCAGCGCTGTCTCGGCTCCGCGTCTGTTTTGCCAGagcatcccttccttccttctttgctttcacGTGTAAAGCCCATTTGCAGCCTGCGGGCTGTTCTTCCATCAGGTGCCTCGGGGCGGTGGAGAAGGAAGGTAGAAAAGCAAGGTGAGGACTTTCCTCCCTAACCACATAGCACTGTCGGAATCTTagattctctctcctcccttcctctgatAGTCACCCCTCCCCCGCCCAAGCCAAACGGGAGCCTGCATATCAGTATTCTCATTTCAGTCAGAGTTGCATCAGTTCCTAGATGAGGTTAATTTTAAAGCAATGTCAGTGAAAGGTCTTTACGCTCGATCTCCCTCTAGCGAAAAGCTCTCTTGTTCATTACTGCTCAGGAAACACAGTCCGGATGACCCCATCTTGTCCTTAGTGGGACAGAAATACAATGGAATCTAAGAACTAACTAAAGAGATGAAGAAGGAAGTggtattttaagaagaaatgtgCTGTGTTTTAAAACAAGAAAGTTGGATAGTGCGTTTGGAACGGACACGGTGGCGACTATGAGGTTGGGAATTGGCAGGCTAGGGTTCAAGTCCTAGCCCTGCTGTGAGTTCGCTCTGTGATCTTggtcaagtcacttaacctctctgagcttcagtttctccatctgtaaaaggagATTGGTCAGGAGTTCTTAATTTGAGGACCATGAAGGTGAAGGCAAAATACTGTATGTGTGGGCTTTgtgtgggggctggggaggggaggggaaggcatCCACAGCTTTCACTTGAATCCCAGAGAGGCCTGTGACACTAGTACATTTTCAGAGTTACCCAACTTGGTGACTTTGAAGGTTCTTTGCAGGCCCAGCACTCTTTCCTGCCTTTAATGTTGGAGTCTCCAAGCTTTAAGCCTTTAGAACTGCAGTGGGATATAAAATGAACCCATGCTGATCTGAGAGAGCTCAGTTTCAATTTTGTTGGAGTCCTTTTTCATATTGAAGTGAGAGACTGTACCTAGATTTTTTAGCATGTGTTTGAGGAGGACCAACTCTGGTCTCTGATATATTGGAAATGGTGTATCCATCGTCTTATTCTAATAAGCTTCTACTAACAGTCGAATGCAATCTTTCCTCTTAAAAAATACTGCTCATTAGCATTCTTTCCGTTTATTCTTGGAGTTTGTTATAGTAGACATGGGCTGTGTcagatctggattcaaatccaagctctGCCTCCTAATTGCTGGGTGACTTTGCctaagtcacttgacctctctgagctttatttCCCCCAATAAAAATAGAGATGGTGTCATCTTGCAGAATTGGTAAAAGATTAATTGGATATAAAGTGCCTAATATATCACTCAGCCCAGAGTAGGCATGGAGTAAATGATGACTCTAGAGAATTATCAGATTATGTCCCTGAGAGCTTTAAAATTAAGCTGCTATCAATGGAAAATGTTACCACCGTGGTGTTTCTGTTTTGGCATCAAGCTTTTTGGTAAGCAAGGTAAGAGAAAGGTGAACTCTTTTTAGTTCCCTTAAAATTCTAAAAACTCTGATTCTGCCGTAGGGTCACCCTATGTGCTGGTTTCCAACATAATCAAACCTCAGGCTGGCATTTAGGGTCTACTGCAAGGTGTGAGATTGTCCAGAAAGTTTTTGGAAACAAGATTGACAAAATCTGAAACTAAGTAAAGTTCTCTCCTGGTTTCAGAAAGGGAGCCTGCCATGGGACTTccgtaatttatttatttatttttaaagctttttctgtctttcttttttaaaataaatttattttatttattgtttacttttgactgtattgggtcttcgttgctgtgcgcaggctttctctagttgcagggagcagggactatccttcatcgtggtgcgcgggcttctgttgcagagctcgggcccTAGGCTCACAGGCgtcggtagttgtggcgtacgggcttcagtagttgcagtgtgtgggcttcagtagttgtggcacaaagggtcggtagttgtggttcacgggctctagagcacaggctcagtagttgtggcgcacgggcttagctgctccgcggcatgtgggatcttcccggaccagggctcgaacccgtgtcccctgcattggcaggtggattcttaaccactgcgccaccagggaagcccgacttctGTAATTCAAATGTCCCTTCTTAGGTGAGAGATGGTTGTCCTCTTTAGCCAGTTGAGTTACCCTTCCCAGTCACTAAAGTTTCGTCCCCTTAGTTTTTGAGTCTACAATGTGTGGAAGCTTCAGAGAGAGAATATCTTCCTCCAGTGACATAATTTGGTACCAGAGTAGGCACGGATAGGGACATTCTGGGTGTGGCATCCACTTGGAAGTCACTTCCAGCACCACCTCTGTCGGATTTCAGTGCTTTAACAATGATTAATCAGGGGCAGGAGACGTGGATTCTTTTGATCGCCTGAAATCAAGggaatggcattttaaaaagagaaagataagggGTTTATCCACAAATTGTGCCTTTCTCCCCCAGAAAAATTCCTTcctatacaaaagaaaaacagctggcgTCTGGTGAGCGGAAACACGACCTGGGTGCCGCTTTGCAAAGCTGTCTCCACAACCGCTTGACGTTTGTGCCTGGAGTACTGGGGTATTCACCCGAGTAGAAATGCCTTAGGGCTTCGAGTCAGGCTCTGAGTTCCGAGTACCGTTTCTGTCTCTGCTATGAGCCTGTGGGCTTGCTGTCTCAAatcacatctctgagcctcatctctTCCTTCTACTAAATGGAGAAAACAGTGGTTGTCATGAGGTGCAAGAGAGATCCTGGAGCATCCCTCACCGACGCAGTGCATGAATTAGGGGGCGGTGGTCCAGCTGGACGGCCACCCCGGAACTCAGCCCAACACCATGGAAACGGTGACGCGGCTGGTGGCCCCCATCGGAGCACCCCACGCTGGGCGCCACACAATGTCCCGTGACGTCGCGTTCCTGTTGTGCCCCATGAGATCTGCCCAGGAAATGACGTGTCTGCCCGTGCTTCAGCCCGGAGGCCTTTATTTTCGTCCACAACATAATGGGGAGGTTAATTTAGCTCTGACGGGTTACCAGAGGTCATTGTGGCTCCCAGTTGATGGATGGAGCTCTGAGTTCCCCACCTCTCATTCCCGTCTTCCTGCCCTGTTGTTTGGTTTCCAGCAGGACAGAGCAGCCACGTGGCGTTTCCTTGTCTTCTTGTCCAGGGGAGTATCGATGCCCCAGCGGAGCCAAGGCTTCCGGGCAGGCGGGGGCCCTCCCAGGGGAGGGGGCTGTGATGGCCTTGCCTTTCTTGCCACGCTTGACATTTTCACTCTTGTGCGCTGGCTTAAAGGAGcgccaagaaagaggaagacccGCCCTCCTCGGCCCAAGGCACTGACCGAACATTTACAGCGTGCCAGGCTCGGGGCTGAGGGCTGTATACACGTTGTCTCGTTAGGTGGGCCCTAATACCACCCGCTCTCTTTCCCAGCGGGGGGAGTTGAGTGCTGGGAGGTTGAGTGTCTGGCACAGTGTCATGTGTTACCTGGCTCAGGCGGCAGGATATCGGAGCCCGGGTTCCTAAACACCACGCCCAGGGGTTCTGAGTGCAGTCACCCACCCTGGCTACAGTGCAAGCCTGCCCCTCGCCTTTAATTCTTTCAACTGCGCTCACAGACACCGCATGGACCCTGCCCCAGacaggttcaaattccagctgccACCTTCCTGATCCCTCTCAGAGCCCCCCCCGCACGGGTGGGTGCCAGGTCAGCGTGGGCAAAATACGGCTCGTGGACCAAAGCTGACCCACCGCCTGTTTTGTAGTGTAATTGGAACCAGCCACACTTACTCAGTTGTCTGTTGTCTATAGCTGCTTTCAGTGCGCTGAGGCCGAGGTGCGTAAATAAGACAGACTGTACAGCCCACAGTTCTGAACTATTTACCACCTGCCTCTTtgtagaaaatgtttgctgattcCTGGGTCCCTGGTGGCTGGAGTAGCTGAGAACGCTAATAAACTTATTAGAAgcgaacaaataaataattttttttaatgtgttaaaaaaaaaacccagaaaaacccAGCTCTACTGGGGCTGTGGGTTTCAACCTATGAATCTGGGGGGGTGCAGACACGCAGTCCATAAAAGGGTCCCTCAGTGTAATCAGCAGGCAGCTGCTCTGGACTGGAGGGTCCAAGATGGCTTTGCTCCCATTCCTGGTGGCCTGGCAGGGCGGCTGGAAGGCCAGGCTCCGCTGGGCCCCTCCCCACGTAGTCTCAGGGCATTTGCACGTGGCCTCTCCAGCGGGCCAGTCTGATTTCTTACCTGGCAGCTCGGGCGTCAAGAGGGACGGCTTCAGGAAGCCAGAAGTAGGAGCTGCAGTCTCTTCTCCGCTCGCTGTGTTCACTTGGTGAAGCGGTCACAAGCCTGCCCGGGTTCAAGGGGGAGGAGACGGAGACCGGTCTGTTGATGAGAGGAGCAGCAGAGAAGTGTGCCTATCTGTTATTCGGTGTCTGTCTCCTAGGGCTGGGGAATAAGATACCGTTTCTACAGCACCTGTCCTGCCGACTGGCGCGGAGTTAGGTGCCCAGCAAATAGGAGCTGCCCTCCCGAACGTTTGTCTCATCATTACTGTTACCGCTGCTACTGTCATACCCCCAACCCCATTGCTGGCTGCCCTACAGATATGTTGTGTGTCCTGAGGGGGCCACAGAGTGAGCCTGACTGAAACCGTGAGCCTCTTTACGATGCAGCTGCCCTCACCTGTCAGGTAGCTGGCAGGAGTCGCCTTCGACCCCCTCCTCCCTGAGGCTCACCACTGCCCGTCCTTCCCCAGGTGTGATGGACCTCAGCTTCGAGGCCGAGAGTCCTCTGGCGCCCCCGGCTGAACTCCTGGACAGGCTGCCCAGCTGTGACTGGCTTCGTCAAAGGGACAGTGAGTCTGTGTCCCTGGGGGCTTGGGTTCCGCAGCCTCTTCCCGGGGCTTATGCTGTCGTGCGGGCGTCTCTGGAGCAGGCCGGGCTGGGGGAGCTCCCCTGTCCCCTGGGGGCCCTGGGAAGCCCCTGTCGCCATTGGGAGGGAACGGAGGACGGGGCATAGGCCCTGTGTCCATGGACATTGCGTGATCACGTCCATCTCCACTTACCGCCAGGAGGCCGCTGGTCTTGGAACCCTCGTTCTTCGTCTGTTCTTTCTCACCATCGGCCCATCTTCCCTCCTTTTGTCCCACAAATACCTGTGCCTTGGAGCCGGGCTGTCGAGCCCTGACTCCCCGTCCTCCTCTAGGATGCCGGATATTCCTCCCACCTTCGGAGGCCCCGGGGAGGCCCCAGGAGCAAAGGTGCTGGTCTTCGTTTCTGGAACACAGGTGAGCCCTGGCGACCCCCGTGGAGCCATCACGCGGCATCAGGCGTGACGATGCTCAGGTTACCTTTGTCCCCCGACAGCCCTCCTCAGGGCTCTCAGGGGCCACAGATCTCAACCCAGACAGTGCATCAGGACTCCGCGGACCCAGTGGGTCAGAGTCTCCAGGGACGGAGCCTGGGATTGTGGATTTTTCCAAGCTCTTCAGGTTGTGTGGCTACCAAGCCAGGGGTGAAAACACTAGTCTAGATCAGGGGTTGCAAACTACGGCCCCCCGGGCCAGATCCAGCTCACTGCCTGTTTTCGTCTATCAGGTTTTATTGGCACACGGCCacgtgtttttgtttccttactgtctgtggctgcttttacaCTGTGACAGAGGAGCCGAGGGGTGACACAGAGGCCgcgtggcccacaaagcctaaataaAGTGTTTCCTATCTCGCCCTTTACCGAAAGTCCGCTTGCTTGGGGGACTCGGGGCAGAGCTCGGGCTGTCCAGCCAGCTTTGTGCGGGGACAGGAGGAGGAGCCGTGCCCGTTCCGGGTCCAGACTGGCCGTGTCCTGCCGTTGAGGGGGTCTTCCTGGTGCTGCTGCCCTCGCTGCTGCCTGGaccacctccctcctcctccctgggcaGCCTCCCTGCGTGCCTGCGGACGCCCCTTCTTTCGTCTTGGCCACTGCTGCGCCCACCCTCTCCATCCGCTGTCCACCGTCTGTGGGCACACGGGCCCCTCTGTGCGCTGGGCCGGGGGTGTCGGCGACACAGCATGCGTGGCTGAGGGCTTACATTTGGAGGCAGGCTGCCGTGGAGGAGAGCGTGAAGATGggaggcggggaggaggagggggcctcTGCTCATGGCGGTGGCGGGGGGGCTTTGACGAGGAGGGACAGGGCAGTTGGGCCTCAGGGGGGTCTTCCAGGAGGAGGAGAGGTGTCCCGAGAGGGGGCCGAGAAAGGGTCCTTCGTAGTCTGCCCTCCCAGCCTGCACCGCTGCCGTCCAGCAGGCTCACGGCGGGTCTCTGTGGGCGCCACCGTCAGAAGGTTCTCGGCTGGGGTCTTCCCCTGAGCGTTACTCACGACTCCTCTGGCTGAAGTCACGGTCCCAGAGGGCAGGAACCTCGTCTAGCCTAACCCTGCTTCCTTCTAGCTGTGGGACatcttctctggacctcagttttccttatctgtcaagTGGCATAATTCATctttcaggtttttgtttgtgtttttgtttcttcgtTTGAGTTCTAAGACCCCATCAGCCCTTCTCCGCAGCTCCACACCTCAGCTAAAGTGGCCTTGCTGTCCTCTAGAAGGACCTGCCGCTTTCCCACCGGGCCTCTGTTCACACAGTCCCTGATGCCGGAGATGACCTCAGCAGCTGGATGCCCGAGGGCTCTACCACTGCTGTGGACGCAGCCGGGGGACCCCTGTCTCCGGGCCTTAGTTTCCATCTGCACAGTGAGGGGGCTGAGGGGCCTGGGCGAGCCCGCGGGCTCTCCCCACACCCGCCGCCCCTCTGCTTGGTCCCCACCAGAGTCCCCGTGGTGACAGAGGAGGCGGCTCGGGAAGCCCTCCTCAGCTTCGTGGACTCCAAGTGCTGCTACGGCAGTGCAGCCGCCGGCGACCTCGTCATCCTGGAGCTGAAGCAGCAGGCCCTGCACAGGGTGAGGGCTGGCCGGAGGGCGCCTGGCGAGGCCGGGGAGAAAGGAGTCTTGGGGAACAGTGCCGGTGAATAGCGGTGACACTGCAGTGAGTTGTAATACAAGGAATCATGGTTGTCAGTCACCAGAGAACAGCTCGAGCGCCCTAGGCATCACGGATAGCGCGTTACCTAGACCTACCGCGTCCTCATAGCTACCCTGCGTGGCAGGTATCCTAGTCACCAGTTAGCAGGAACTGGACGTTTAGAGAGGTGGAGTTACTCGCCCCCAAACTTCCAGCTAGAAGAGAccgagctgggattcaaacacaGGTTTGCTGGCCCCAAAGCCCTGTTTCTAAAGACACAACTTTCCTGCTTCCTGGAGGGGTGGGCTAGAAAGGGCCGTCTCCTCCCCTGACCCCAGCTCCCTTGCCTCCCCCAAGTTTCATCCTGGCCAGGGCTATGTATTCATCACCCCCAGGCCTGAGGCTCCAGGGAGGTCCTGTGCTTGGTACCAAGACCACGCAAGGTGACCCCACCTTTGTCACCTTCTGCCTTCACAGGGACGAGTTTAAGTTCACATTTCCTAGTGTCTCTGGCATAGCCACCCCCTGGAGGGCACACAGTTACAGAAATCAGCCTCGCAGGGAGTGGTCAGAGCAGGGGTTTGAGGTACGCGGTCTCtgtgtagctgtgtgacctcgggcaagtcacctgacctctctgagcGTCCCTTTCCTCACATGGAAAAGGAGGAGCCAGGCGACGTCCAGGATCCCGTGGATGAGGATCAGGAAGGAGGAGCTCGACCTCAGGCAGATAAATTCCCCCAGGGGGTGTTCGGAGTGGCTCATTCCAGCAGCTTCCACCTGTCAGAGGGCCAGCTTTTGCTTCAAAACTTGCCTCATAGACCATTtctgtataaatgtatataaatgtatatttatatatacatgtatatatatgtatacatgtatatttatatacatgtatataaatatgtatatatacatatatatacatgtatatttctgtataaatgtatataaatgtgtataaagAAATTATACACATTATACTGAAGGTGCCCAGTGGTGTGTCTGTCAGGGGAGATTTCCTGGGGCTGAGTGACCCCCTGCAGATGTGTCCCAGGGCATCTGCGACACGAGTCGCTGCTGCCAGCCTGTTCTGGGCAGCCCTCGGGCGCAGGCCGTGCTTGGGAACTTCTGTTCTCCCCGCTGAGCCCAGGGGTGGGGAGCTTCGTCCTTTCGCATAAGGCTCTGTCCTCCTAAGGGCACGAGTGTGAAGGCGCTATTTTTCCTTTGTAGTATCGACTAGAAACCTTCAGTGAATCCAGGATAACTGAATGGACTTTTCAGCCCTTTACCAGTAAGTGAGTTGTCTGAAATCAGCTTAATTAGCGGATACGGCAGGCGTTGGTGGAGGACGTCAGGACTTGGCTTAGCCACCAACCCCGAGGAAGATGCTCTGCtgctcggagcctcagtttcccatcccCCATCCAAAGAGAGGGTGGCCTTTCCTCCTGGAGACCTTCCAGGGCTGACGTTAGCAGACGCCTCCTGTCCAGGAAGTGGTTTGCAGGGGGTCCTGCAAAAGTGTACGGGCTCTAAGGGCACCCTTACCTACCAGTCCCTCGGCCCCAGGTTCTAGCTTCACGCCTGGCACCAGGTGAAGGCTCCGTACTCTTTGGTGAATAAATGAAGGCTGGTCCTTGCAGCTGTTTGCTGCTCTTTGAACAGCCCCTCTCTCTGTCAGACCACTCCGTGGATGGGCCACAAAGAGGGACCTCCCCCAGGCTTTGGGACATCAAGGTTCAGGTTCCCCCGATGTTTCAGGAAGATACCAGGAAGTTCCAAGTTCCTCACTCATCATTGGTCAAGGTAATGTGTTTATTGGAGTCTCTGGCCCTTCTCTCGGAGCTGGTTTTCCGGGCACCATACTTTCTTCAAACTTTATCCTTTTAGAAAGGAAACCCACAGTCCAGGCTGGTGGTTTATTCCTTGCCCGTCAAATAAGCAAAAATCTAAGAAAACCCAGCGTGTGGACGTACTCCCATACGAAATTCCGCGCAAATTAGGGAGCGTTCACATAGCCACAGGATGGTACGAAATTGTCACCAGCTTTGAATAGCGAGCATTCACATTCCTAGGCCATCTgagtgtttttgtcttttttatttttattttttt encodes:
- the SSUH2 gene encoding protein SSUH2 homolog isoform X2, translated to MDRDLSDGDSVMDLSFEAESPLAPPAELLDRLPSCDWLRQRDRCRIFLPPSEAPGRPQEQRCWSSFLEHRVPVVTEEAAREALLSFVDSKCCYGSAAAGDLVILELKQQALHRYRLETFSESRITEWTFQPFTNHSVDGPQRGTSPRLWDIKVQVPPMFQEDTRKFQVPHSSLVKECHKCHGHGRYKCSSCHGAGTVRCPSCSGAKRRVRPARRCQMCSGSGRQRKNSLFEFVSARQLGCPGELLAKARGETLFKDENTTVYPIVDFPLREISLASQRGIAEHSAALASRARVLQQRQTIELIPLTEVRYWYRGKTYVYYIYGTDHKVHAVDYPERYCCGCTII